One window of Mesorhizobium sp. WSM4904 genomic DNA carries:
- a CDS encoding LysR family transcriptional regulator, giving the protein MNWDDVRIFLAVARAGQILGAAKRLELNHATVSRRIAALEEALRTKLFRRLTTGSELTPAGERFLDIAERMEGDMIAARSTIAGEGDDVSGTVRIGAPDGFGVAFLAKRLGEITTLHRELTIQLVPVPRSFSLSRREADIAITVERPTEGRLVAGKLVDYTLGLFASRAYAEANGLPRMAAELGRHTLIGYVPDLIVSPSLDYAAEFSPDWRSSFAISSALGQAEAVRSGAGIGILHTFVARSMPELVPVDIVAPIRRAYWLVYHESVRPLRRVQLVANFITKAVERERGLFV; this is encoded by the coding sequence ATGAACTGGGATGACGTGCGCATCTTCCTCGCCGTGGCGCGCGCCGGGCAGATCCTCGGCGCGGCAAAACGCCTGGAGCTCAACCATGCCACCGTCTCGCGTCGCATCGCGGCGCTCGAGGAAGCGCTGCGCACGAAGCTTTTCCGCCGCCTGACCACCGGCAGCGAGCTGACACCGGCCGGCGAGCGCTTCCTCGACATTGCCGAACGCATGGAGGGCGACATGATCGCCGCGCGCTCGACCATCGCCGGCGAGGGCGACGACGTCTCCGGCACGGTGCGCATCGGCGCGCCCGACGGTTTCGGCGTCGCTTTCCTCGCCAAGCGCCTGGGCGAGATCACAACACTGCACCGCGAGCTCACCATCCAGCTGGTGCCGGTGCCGCGTTCCTTCTCGCTGTCGCGGCGCGAGGCCGACATCGCCATCACCGTCGAGCGGCCGACCGAGGGACGATTGGTGGCGGGAAAGCTGGTCGACTATACGCTCGGGCTATTCGCCTCCCGCGCCTATGCCGAGGCGAATGGCCTGCCCAGGATGGCAGCCGAGCTCGGCCGGCACACGCTGATCGGCTACGTTCCCGACCTCATCGTCAGTCCCTCGCTCGACTACGCCGCCGAGTTCAGCCCGGACTGGCGCTCGAGCTTCGCCATCTCCTCGGCGCTCGGCCAGGCGGAAGCGGTGCGCTCCGGCGCGGGTATCGGCATCCTGCACACTTTCGTCGCCCGCTCGATGCCCGAGCTGGTGCCGGTCGACATCGTCGCGCCCATCCGCCGCGCCTATTGGCTGGTCTATCACGAATCGGTGAGGCCGCTGCGCCGCGTCCAGCTCGTCGCCAATTTCATCACCAAGGCCGTCGAGCGGGAACGCGGGCTTTTTGTCTAG
- a CDS encoding CoA-acylating methylmalonate-semialdehyde dehydrogenase: MIEYGHFIGGKRVAGTSGRKQDVMQPMDGSVRATVALASAQELRAAVENAKAAQVKWGATNPQRRVRVLMKFLELVQRDYEELADILAREHGKTIADARGDIQRGLEVVEVCIGAPHMMKGEFTDGAGPGIDTYSMRQPLGVVAGITPFNFPAMIPLWKIAPAIACGNAFILKPSERDPGVPIRIAELFIEAGLPEGVLNVVNGDKEVVDAILDDPDIKAIGFVGSTPIAQYIYARGCAAGKRVQCFGGAKNHMIIMPDADMDQTVDALVGAGYGSAGERCMAISVAVPVGNDTANRLMEKLVPRVESLKVGPSTDSSADFGPLVTAQALERVKGYVDLGVKEGAKLVVDGRGFKMQGYESGYYMGGCLFDNVTPDMRIYKEEIFGPVLSVVRAPTYENAIKLANDHEMGNGVAIFTRDGDAARDFASRVQVGMVGVNVPIPVPIAYYTFGGWKASSFGDLNQHGPDAFRFYTKTKTVTSRWPSGIKDGAEFVIPTMN; the protein is encoded by the coding sequence ATGATCGAATACGGTCATTTCATCGGCGGCAAGCGTGTCGCCGGCACCAGCGGCCGCAAGCAGGATGTCATGCAGCCGATGGACGGCTCCGTCCGCGCCACGGTGGCGCTGGCCTCGGCGCAGGAACTGCGCGCCGCGGTCGAGAACGCCAAGGCCGCGCAGGTCAAGTGGGGCGCCACCAATCCGCAGCGCCGCGTGCGCGTGCTGATGAAGTTTCTCGAGCTGGTCCAGCGCGACTATGAAGAGCTGGCCGACATCCTGGCGCGCGAGCACGGCAAGACGATCGCCGACGCGCGCGGCGACATCCAGCGCGGCCTCGAGGTGGTCGAGGTCTGCATCGGCGCGCCGCACATGATGAAGGGCGAGTTCACCGACGGCGCCGGCCCCGGCATCGACACCTATTCGATGCGTCAGCCGCTCGGCGTCGTCGCCGGCATCACGCCGTTCAACTTCCCGGCGATGATCCCGCTGTGGAAGATCGCTCCGGCGATCGCCTGCGGCAACGCCTTCATCCTGAAGCCGTCGGAGCGCGATCCGGGCGTGCCGATCCGCATCGCCGAGCTGTTCATCGAGGCCGGCCTGCCGGAAGGCGTGCTGAACGTCGTCAACGGCGACAAGGAAGTAGTAGACGCCATCCTCGACGATCCGGACATCAAGGCCATCGGCTTCGTCGGCTCGACGCCGATCGCCCAGTACATCTATGCGCGCGGCTGCGCGGCGGGAAAGCGCGTGCAATGCTTCGGCGGCGCCAAGAACCACATGATCATCATGCCCGACGCCGACATGGACCAGACCGTCGACGCCCTCGTCGGCGCCGGATACGGCTCGGCCGGCGAGCGCTGCATGGCGATCTCGGTGGCCGTGCCGGTCGGCAACGACACCGCCAACCGGCTGATGGAGAAGCTGGTGCCGCGCGTCGAAAGCCTGAAGGTCGGTCCGTCGACGGATTCTTCCGCCGATTTCGGCCCGCTGGTAACGGCGCAGGCACTGGAGCGCGTGAAGGGTTACGTCGATCTCGGGGTCAAGGAAGGCGCCAAGCTCGTCGTCGACGGCCGCGGCTTCAAGATGCAGGGCTACGAGAGCGGCTACTACATGGGTGGCTGCCTGTTCGACAACGTGACGCCGGACATGCGCATCTACAAGGAAGAGATTTTCGGGCCGGTCCTGTCCGTGGTGCGCGCGCCGACCTACGAGAACGCCATCAAGCTCGCCAACGACCATGAGATGGGCAACGGCGTCGCCATCTTCACCCGCGACGGCGACGCCGCGCGTGACTTCGCTTCCAGGGTCCAGGTCGGCATGGTCGGCGTCAACGTGCCGATCCCGGTGCCGATCGCCTATTACACCTTCGGCGGCTGGAAGGCCTCGTCCTTCGGCGACCTCAACCAGCACGGGCCTGACGCGTTCCGCTTCTATACCAAGACCAAGACGGTCACCTCGCGCTGGCCGTCGGGCATCAAGGATGGCGCTGAATTCGTCATTCCGACGATGAACTAG